A stretch of the Lactuca sativa cultivar Salinas chromosome 9, Lsat_Salinas_v11, whole genome shotgun sequence genome encodes the following:
- the LOC111896416 gene encoding uncharacterized protein LOC111896416, whose amino-acid sequence MSHINASGTSGASSGANPSNHGDSRGHPGECSYKEFTNAKPKSFDDTGGVIALTRWFEKTESIFKIYACPESSKVKFAACTFTDRALTWWNNQVKSLTLPIANSMSWNDLKELMQAEYYPGGKMQKLEQELWNMKMKDSDITAYTARFSDLALLCPGMVTPESKKVESAKRLAQTLVDHGGHQDSTTTITGQPKESGSKKKFWNKRKGQSSQEPSTKEQIVVVHAAIIPAVVPNAPTPPSRYVGYLPKCDKCNFHYHRPCREMQCNNCNKKGTQPVCKTLKQPTNQTPGAGVGQACYGCSETGHYKRDCLKARNGGNTGRVLTMGQEEAVVDPTVVTGTLLLDNSYACIIFESGVERNFISHKFKHLLKQKPQPLNETFTVEMDNGNKDSTNNIFLGCTLTLNDYSIPINLMSVSIKSFNFIISMDWLKLHRADILCYKKGVCLNLPTGETLVIYGDKPSTNLSIISCIKAQK is encoded by the exons ATGTCGCATATCAATGCAAGTGGCACTAGCGGGGCGAGTAGTGGTGCCAACCCTTCTAACCATGGAGATAGTCGGGGACACCCAggggagtgttcctataaggagtTTACGAACGCCAAACCCAAGTCCTTCGATGACACTGGAGGTGTTATTGCATTAACACGTtggttcgagaagaccgaatcaatattcaaaatctATGCGTGCCCCGAATCTAGCAAAGTGAAATTTGCAGCATGCACTTTCACAGAcagagccctcacttggtggaataacCAAGTCAAGTCATTGACTCTCCCAATTGCCAATTCTATGAGTTGGAATGATTTGAAGGAACTAATGCAAGCAGAGTACTACCCAGGGGGCAAGATGCAAAAActagagcaggagctctggaatatGAAGATGAAGGATTCTGATATCACTGCTTACACTGCCAGATTCAGTGACCTGGCTCTTTTGTGTCCCGGGATGgtcaccccggagagtaagaaagTGGAGAG tgccaaacgtcTGGCTCAAACACTAGTGGATCATGGAGGTCATCAAGACTCCACAACAACTATTACTGGGCAGCCCAAAGAGAGTGGCAGTAAAAAGAAGTTCTGGAACAAAAGAAAGGGCCAATCTTCGCAAGAGCCCTCAACGAAAGAACAAATAGTAGTAGTACACGCTGCTATCATTCCTGCTGTTGTTCCTAATGCTCCAACACCTCCCAGTCGTTACGTTGGTTACCTACCGAAGTGCGACAAATGCAATTTCCATTATCACAGACCTTGCCGTGAGATGCAGTGTAACAATTGCAACAAGaagggcacacaacccgtttGTAAGACGCTAAAACAACCAACCAACCAGACCCCTGGAGCTGGAGTAGGCCAAGCTTGCTATGGGTGTAGTGAAACCGGGCACTACAAGAGGGATTGCCTGAAAGCAAGGAACGGTGGAAATACAGGAAGAGTACTAACAATGGGCCAGGAGGAGGCAGTAGTGGATCCCACCGTAGTTACGGGTACGCtccttctcgataactcttatgcatgcataataTTTGAGAGTGGTGTGGAGAGGAATTTCATCagccataaattcaaacaccttctCAAACAAAAACCACAACCTCTAAATGAAACCTTCACTGTCGAGATGGATAACGGGAATAAAGATAGCACTAATAACATATTCCTAGGCTGTACCCTCACTCTAAATGACTATTCTATCCCAATCAACCTGATGTCAGTCTCCATAAAAAGCTTCAATTTTatcatcagcatggattggttaaagCTACaccgtgctgatatcctttgttacaaaaAAGGCGTTTGTCTTAATTTGCCAACTGGCGAAACCctcgttatctatggcgacaaacccagtacgaacctTAGCATCATCtcttgcatcaaagcccaaaaataa